In Methylobacterium aquaticum, the following are encoded in one genomic region:
- a CDS encoding ABC transporter substrate-binding protein yields the protein MGRGSLAVPRLVLAWTLPLLAALGGAKVARADTDVLRIGIITDMSGQYSEGNGEGSVAAAQIAVEDFGPTVLGKRIEIISADHQNKPDIASTIVRNWIDTKGVDVVAEGVNSAVALAVQAVTRERNKIFLISGAGSSDLTGKSCSPTSVQWTYDTYASSNSTAKALVARGAKSWYFLTADYAFGHALERDAARAVEAAGGRIVGKVRHPFSNPDFSSFLLQAQSSPAQVIALANAGSDFANAIKQAHEFGLSQSDKIMAALQVTLTDSASLGLEVVQGALFTDSFYWDRTPETRAYAERFYARRKAMPTAYQAGVTSALTHYLKAVQVAGTTESAAVMAKMRDMPVNDFFAQGGKVRVDGRMVHDMYLMRFKKPSQSTGKWDLYELVATVPGDEAFRPLNEGGCPYVRN from the coding sequence GTGGGACGAGGATCGCTCGCCGTTCCCCGCCTCGTCCTGGCCTGGACGCTGCCCCTGCTGGCCGCCCTCGGCGGCGCCAAGGTGGCCCGTGCCGACACCGACGTGCTGCGGATCGGCATCATCACCGACATGAGCGGCCAGTACAGCGAGGGCAACGGCGAGGGCTCGGTCGCCGCCGCCCAGATCGCGGTCGAGGATTTCGGCCCGACGGTGCTCGGCAAGCGCATCGAGATCATCTCGGCCGACCACCAGAACAAGCCCGACATCGCCTCGACCATCGTGCGCAACTGGATCGACACGAAGGGCGTCGACGTGGTGGCGGAGGGGGTGAACTCGGCGGTTGCGCTCGCGGTCCAGGCGGTGACCCGCGAGCGCAACAAGATCTTCCTGATCTCGGGCGCCGGCTCGTCCGATCTCACCGGCAAGTCGTGCTCGCCGACCAGCGTGCAGTGGACCTACGACACCTACGCCTCGTCGAATTCCACCGCCAAGGCGCTGGTCGCCCGCGGCGCCAAGTCCTGGTACTTCCTCACCGCCGACTACGCCTTCGGGCACGCGCTGGAGCGCGACGCGGCCCGGGCGGTCGAGGCCGCGGGCGGCAGGATCGTCGGCAAGGTCCGCCACCCGTTCAGCAATCCCGACTTCTCGTCCTTCCTGCTCCAGGCGCAGTCCTCGCCCGCGCAGGTGATCGCGCTCGCCAATGCCGGCAGCGACTTCGCCAACGCGATCAAGCAGGCGCATGAATTCGGCCTGTCCCAGTCCGACAAGATCATGGCGGCGTTGCAGGTGACGCTGACCGATTCGGCCTCGCTGGGCCTCGAGGTGGTGCAGGGCGCACTGTTCACCGACAGCTTCTACTGGGACCGCACGCCGGAGACCCGCGCCTATGCCGAGCGGTTCTACGCCCGCCGCAAGGCGATGCCGACCGCCTACCAGGCCGGCGTGACCTCGGCGCTGACCCATTACCTGAAGGCGGTGCAGGTCGCCGGCACCACCGAGTCCGCCGCCGTGATGGCGAAGATGCGCGACATGCCGGTCAACGACTTCTTCGCGCAAGGCGGCAAGGTCCGGGTCGACGGCCGCATGGTCCACGACATGTACCTGATGCGCTTCAAGAAGCCGTCCCAGTCGACGGGCAAGTGGGACCTCTACGAACTCGTCGCCACGGTCCCGGGCGACGAGGCCTTCCGACCCCTCAACGAAGGCGGATGCCCGTATGTCCGGAACTGA
- a CDS encoding IclR family transcriptional regulator → MSQAGEGAAVREVGREVGAVTQAVAILRVVAGAREALGVTAIARAAGVSPSTTLNILRTLVGEGFVTVAPDTKTYRLGLGLLEVARPLLNRSDLELLQPGLQQVATEFEATASVWQVAPDDKALLLGRIVPANGIHIEFRLATRIPAYAGAIGRAVAAAGHTPRAGLEARYGAIRWHVPVPFATFLEDVEACAARGYAVDIGRLIRGVTSVAAALCDGAGRPRLVVAAHLFQGQLGAEGLDRLGHALAALVQEAQPALFGATRPPAAEAPRRRSQR, encoded by the coding sequence ATGAGCCAGGCCGGCGAGGGAGCGGCGGTGAGGGAGGTCGGCCGCGAGGTCGGGGCGGTGACCCAGGCCGTGGCGATCCTGCGGGTGGTCGCCGGTGCCCGCGAGGCGCTCGGGGTCACGGCGATCGCCCGTGCCGCGGGGGTGAGCCCCTCGACCACGCTCAACATCCTGCGCACCCTGGTGGGCGAGGGCTTCGTCACGGTGGCGCCGGACACCAAGACCTACCGCCTCGGGCTCGGTCTCCTCGAAGTGGCGCGCCCGCTTCTCAACCGCTCGGACCTCGAACTGCTCCAGCCCGGTCTGCAGCAGGTCGCGACGGAGTTCGAGGCGACGGCGAGCGTCTGGCAGGTCGCGCCGGACGACAAGGCGCTGCTCCTCGGGCGCATCGTGCCGGCCAACGGCATCCACATCGAGTTCCGGCTCGCCACCCGCATCCCGGCCTATGCCGGGGCGATCGGCCGGGCGGTGGCGGCGGCCGGCCACACGCCGCGCGCCGGCCTCGAGGCGCGCTACGGGGCGATCCGCTGGCACGTGCCGGTCCCGTTCGCGACCTTCCTGGAGGATGTCGAGGCCTGCGCGGCGCGCGGCTACGCCGTCGACATCGGACGGTTGATCCGGGGCGTGACCTCGGTCGCCGCCGCGCTCTGCGACGGCGCCGGGCGCCCGCGCCTCGTGGTGGCCGCGCACCTGTTCCAGGGCCAGCTCGGCGCAGAGGGGCTCGACCGCCTCGGCCACGCCCTCGCGGCGCTGGTGCAGGAGGCGCAACCCGCCCTGTTCGGCGCCACCCGCCCCCCCGCGGCCGAGGCGCCGCGCCGCAGGAGCCAACGATGA
- a CDS encoding FAS1-like dehydratase domain-containing protein: MSATGTAPAPPEAWTDDIATPGLLRRMAALLDRDWRTYARSAVIPRGWHVGLFPAALPQSDLRPDGYAGPGLALPDLGLPRVMLGGRRAAYAGDIPLGATVRRHTTIERVAERTGRSGRIAVVTVCSTLAVDGETVVTEHEDYVLREAATTASDAAAPAPAQARPQATPQTLPARIARTLTPDETLLFRFCAVTYNAHRIHYDAPYATGREGYPALVVNGPLTALLALELAREAAGREPAAFGYRLLHPLSCGRPMHLKAREEAGEELGTWRVWAEDEAGRVALEASFR, encoded by the coding sequence ATGAGCGCGACCGGAACCGCCCCCGCGCCGCCCGAGGCGTGGACGGACGACATCGCCACGCCGGGCTTGCTGCGCCGGATGGCGGCCCTGCTCGACCGGGACTGGCGAACCTATGCGCGGAGCGCCGTGATCCCCCGGGGCTGGCATGTCGGCCTGTTTCCCGCCGCCCTGCCGCAATCGGACTTGCGGCCCGACGGCTATGCCGGGCCGGGCCTCGCGCTGCCGGATCTCGGCCTGCCCCGGGTGATGCTGGGCGGACGACGCGCCGCCTACGCGGGCGACATCCCGCTCGGCGCGACGGTGCGGCGGCACACCACGATCGAGCGCGTGGCGGAGAGGACCGGCCGCAGCGGCCGGATCGCCGTGGTGACGGTGTGCAGCACCCTCGCCGTCGACGGCGAGACGGTGGTGACCGAGCATGAGGATTACGTGCTGCGCGAGGCGGCCACCACCGCATCCGACGCCGCCGCGCCCGCACCGGCGCAGGCTCGGCCCCAAGCCACTCCCCAAACTCTGCCCGCACGGATCGCGCGCACGCTCACGCCGGACGAGACGCTGCTGTTCCGGTTCTGCGCCGTCACCTACAACGCCCACCGCATCCACTACGACGCACCCTACGCGACCGGTCGCGAGGGCTATCCGGCCCTGGTGGTCAACGGCCCCCTGACCGCCCTCCTCGCCCTGGAACTCGCCCGGGAGGCCGCCGGCCGGGAACCGGCCGCCTTCGGCTATCGCCTGCTGCACCCGCTCTCCTGCGGGCGCCCGATGCACCTGAAGGCGCGGGAGGAGGCGGGCGAAGAGCTGGGCACATGGCGGGTCTGGGCCGAGGACGAGGCCGGACGGGTCGCCCTCGAGGCCTCCTTCCGATGA
- a CDS encoding CaiB/BaiF CoA transferase family protein, with product MSAPASSPAARPLAGIRVVDLTSVVVGPACTLRLVDFGAEVIKVEPPAGDVLRSLGGPSPGGRHAGSYLHLNRGKQALGLDLKTPAARAVLERLVASSDVVVANMRPEALARLGLDADSLRDRYPRLVHCTITGFGPGGPYRGRPAYDSVVQGVSGIAGLAERRDGRPLYVPLLLADHVTGEIAASAILAALVARERTGLGATLEVPMHETMAAFVLQEHLGPRSFDPPLGPAGDARVLNPDNRPLATADGWISLTANTDAQVHAFLRAVGRPELIDDPRLRTVADRFRHVDLWFRVRAEALASRTTADWLAVFAAADVPAMPCHTLETLERDPHLAAVGLIGTDEHPTEGRVRTIRPTILQDGAPAPVGRPAPPPGFDTRTVLRDLGLGEAECDALIASGAAFEPGTDTG from the coding sequence ATGAGCGCACCGGCCTCCTCTCCCGCCGCCCGGCCGCTCGCCGGCATCCGGGTCGTCGACCTCACGAGCGTGGTGGTCGGTCCGGCCTGCACCCTGCGGCTGGTCGATTTCGGCGCGGAGGTGATCAAGGTCGAGCCGCCCGCCGGCGACGTGCTGCGCTCACTCGGCGGTCCGTCGCCGGGCGGACGCCACGCCGGCTCCTACTTGCACCTGAACCGGGGCAAGCAGGCGCTCGGCCTCGACCTCAAGACGCCCGCCGCGCGGGCGGTGCTGGAGCGGCTGGTCGCGTCGAGCGACGTCGTCGTCGCCAACATGCGCCCGGAGGCGCTGGCCCGCCTCGGCCTCGATGCGGACAGCCTGCGGGACCGCTATCCGCGCCTCGTTCACTGCACGATCACGGGCTTCGGCCCCGGTGGGCCCTATCGGGGCCGCCCGGCCTATGACAGCGTGGTGCAGGGCGTGTCCGGCATCGCCGGGCTGGCGGAGCGCCGCGACGGCCGCCCGCTCTACGTCCCGCTGCTCCTTGCCGACCACGTCACCGGCGAGATCGCCGCCTCGGCGATCCTGGCCGCCCTCGTCGCGCGGGAACGCACCGGGCTCGGCGCGACGCTCGAGGTGCCGATGCACGAGACCATGGCGGCCTTCGTGCTGCAGGAGCATCTCGGCCCCCGCAGCTTCGACCCGCCCCTCGGACCGGCGGGCGACGCCCGCGTGCTCAATCCCGACAACCGGCCCCTCGCCACGGCGGATGGCTGGATCAGCCTGACGGCCAACACCGACGCGCAGGTGCACGCCTTCCTGCGGGCGGTCGGGCGCCCGGAGCTGATCGACGATCCGCGGCTGCGCACCGTCGCCGACCGGTTCCGGCACGTCGACCTGTGGTTCCGGGTCCGCGCGGAGGCGCTGGCGAGCCGGACCACCGCGGACTGGCTCGCGGTCTTCGCCGCGGCGGATGTCCCGGCGATGCCCTGCCACACCCTCGAGACCCTGGAGCGGGACCCGCATCTCGCCGCCGTCGGGCTCATCGGCACGGATGAGCACCCGACCGAGGGCCGGGTCCGCACCATCCGGCCGACGATCCTGCAGGACGGCGCGCCGGCCCCCGTCGGACGCCCGGCCCCGCCGCCCGGCTTCGATACCCGGACCGTGCTGCGCGACCTCGGCCTCGGCGAGGCCGAGTGCGACGCGCTGATCGCGTCCGGCGCCGCCTTCGAGCCCGGCACCGACACGGGCTGA
- a CDS encoding ABC transporter substrate-binding protein, whose translation MARQGTRARGWSGLVAAWVAACLGLSAAQAADEGPVRIGVLVDLEGTYADIGGLGAVEAVRMAVEDAGGSVLGRPIEVVSAGGQNKADVAASIARQWYDSGVDVITDLPSSAMALAVINLANEKKKLALVTSAGSSDITGKFCSPYAAHWTWDTYAMAKGTGAGVVKQGGTDWYFLTADYVFGQALERDTAAVVKASGGRVLGAVRHPLNTQDFSSFLLQAQSSKAKILGLANGGTDTINAIKQAREFGLTDSMQLVALIAFLSDVHSLGLKVAQGLLLTEAFYWDQNEETRAWSRRFFARMKRMPSMTQAGAYSGTLHYLKAVKAVGSKDPEAVMAQMRRTPINDFMTHDGVLRPDGRVVRDMYLFQAKTPAESTGEWDLYKLVRRIPGNEAFRPLGEGGCPLVR comes from the coding sequence ATGGCACGGCAGGGAACGAGGGCCCGGGGATGGTCCGGGCTGGTCGCGGCGTGGGTGGCGGCCTGTCTCGGCCTCTCGGCGGCGCAGGCCGCCGACGAGGGGCCGGTCCGCATCGGGGTCCTCGTCGACCTCGAAGGCACCTACGCGGATATCGGCGGCCTCGGCGCCGTCGAGGCCGTGCGGATGGCGGTCGAGGATGCGGGCGGCAGCGTGCTCGGCCGGCCGATCGAGGTCGTCTCGGCGGGCGGGCAGAACAAGGCCGACGTGGCCGCCAGCATCGCCCGGCAATGGTACGATTCGGGCGTCGACGTGATCACCGACCTGCCCTCCTCCGCGATGGCGCTCGCGGTCATCAACCTCGCCAACGAGAAGAAGAAGCTCGCCCTCGTCACCAGTGCCGGGTCGTCCGACATCACCGGCAAGTTCTGCTCGCCCTACGCGGCGCACTGGACCTGGGACACCTACGCCATGGCCAAGGGCACCGGCGCCGGCGTGGTCAAGCAGGGCGGCACCGACTGGTACTTCCTCACGGCCGACTACGTGTTCGGCCAGGCGCTCGAGCGGGACACCGCGGCGGTGGTCAAGGCGAGCGGCGGGCGCGTCCTCGGGGCGGTCCGCCATCCGCTCAACACGCAGGATTTCTCGTCCTTCCTGCTCCAGGCGCAGAGTTCGAAGGCGAAGATCCTCGGCCTCGCCAATGGCGGCACCGACACCATCAATGCGATCAAGCAGGCGCGGGAATTCGGCCTCACCGACAGCATGCAGCTCGTGGCGCTCATCGCCTTCCTCAGCGACGTCCACTCGCTCGGCCTGAAGGTGGCGCAGGGCCTGCTGCTGACGGAGGCCTTCTACTGGGACCAGAACGAGGAGACCCGGGCGTGGTCGCGCCGGTTCTTCGCGCGCATGAAGCGCATGCCGAGCATGACCCAGGCCGGCGCCTATAGCGGCACGCTCCATTACCTGAAGGCGGTGAAGGCGGTCGGCAGCAAGGATCCCGAGGCGGTGATGGCGCAGATGCGTCGCACGCCGATCAACGACTTCATGACCCATGACGGCGTGCTGCGGCCGGACGGGCGGGTGGTTCGCGACATGTACCTGTTCCAGGCCAAGACCCCGGCGGAATCGACCGGCGAATGGGACCTCTACAAGCTCGTGCGCCGCATCCCGGGCAACGAGGCGTTCCGCCCGCTCGGCGAGGGCGGATGCCCGCTGGTGCGATGA
- a CDS encoding alcohol dehydrogenase — MRRYAVTEFSRPLCTLVEDDPVPHGTEVVLDLQRCGVCHTDLHLREGHYDLGGGKRLSLAERGVGLPVTLGHEILGRIAAVGPEAGEAAGAIGRSVLAYPWIGCGACHRCLSGEENLCAAGRCLGVHRPGGYAEKVVVPHPRYLIDVEGLDPSAAATLACSGLTAYSALRKIGGDPARDWLLLIGAGGLGQSALRLARALGHARIVVADTAPAKRERALALGADRVLDPADPGARAELLALESGLAAAIDFVGTTETARFALDGLRRGGRFVVVGMFGGEVTLSLPLLPLRALTLSGSYVGNLGELRDLVDLVRRHGLTLVETETVPLDQAEAAMQRLEAGAVAGRLVLSHRA, encoded by the coding sequence ATGAGACGCTACGCCGTCACCGAGTTCAGCCGCCCGCTCTGCACGCTGGTGGAGGACGATCCCGTCCCGCACGGCACCGAAGTGGTGCTCGACCTGCAGCGTTGCGGCGTCTGCCACACCGACCTCCACCTGCGGGAGGGCCATTACGACCTCGGCGGCGGCAAGCGCCTGAGCCTCGCCGAGCGCGGGGTCGGGCTGCCGGTCACCCTTGGCCACGAGATCCTCGGGCGCATCGCGGCCGTGGGGCCGGAGGCGGGCGAGGCGGCCGGCGCCATCGGCCGCAGCGTGCTGGCCTATCCGTGGATCGGCTGCGGCGCCTGCCATCGCTGCCTGTCGGGCGAGGAGAACCTCTGCGCGGCCGGGCGCTGCCTCGGCGTGCATCGGCCCGGCGGCTACGCCGAGAAGGTGGTCGTGCCCCATCCCCGCTACCTGATCGACGTGGAAGGCCTCGATCCCTCGGCCGCCGCGACGCTCGCCTGCTCGGGGCTCACCGCCTACTCGGCCCTGAGGAAGATCGGCGGCGACCCGGCCCGGGACTGGCTCCTGCTGATCGGGGCGGGCGGCCTCGGGCAGAGCGCGCTGCGCCTCGCGCGGGCGCTCGGCCACGCCCGCATCGTGGTCGCCGACACGGCGCCGGCCAAGCGCGAGCGGGCCCTGGCGCTCGGCGCCGACCGCGTGCTCGATCCGGCCGATCCGGGCGCCCGGGCGGAGCTCCTGGCCCTCGAGAGCGGGCTCGCGGCGGCGATCGACTTCGTCGGCACCACCGAGACGGCGCGCTTCGCCCTCGACGGCCTGCGGCGCGGCGGCCGCTTCGTCGTGGTCGGCATGTTCGGCGGCGAGGTCACCCTCTCGCTGCCGCTCCTGCCGCTGCGCGCCCTCACGCTCTCGGGCTCGTATGTCGGCAATCTCGGCGAGTTGCGCGACCTCGTCGACCTCGTGCGCCGGCACGGCCTGACCCTCGTCGAGACGGAGACGGTGCCCCTCGACCAGGCGGAGGCGGCGATGCAGCGGCTCGAAGCCGGCGCGGTCGCCGGCCGTCTGGTTCTGTCGCACCGGGCGTGA
- a CDS encoding CaiB/BaiF CoA transferase family protein, which translates to MADAERTRAEAEPPDALPGPLHGLTVLDLSRVLAGPWASQILGDLGAEVWKIERPETGDDTRSWGPPFVQGPDGPSDAAYYLCANRNKRSVAIDFGTPEGAALVRRLAERADIVVENFKTGALARHGLDYAALSAVNPGLIYCSVTGFGQTGPYAARGGYDFLIQGMSGLMSVTGRPDDEPGAGPIKVGLPVSDLFTGLYAATAILAALHHRTATGEGQHIDCALLDSQVAVLVNQGMNHIVGGLTPGRLGNSHPNVVPYREFRTADGHVLVACGNDGQFRSLCGLLNLPELAADPRFRDNVGRLRDRRELEATLGAAIRQWTSADIFAAMEAGGVPGGPINRIDQILADPQVAARGLLKRMERSDGTPVTVIGYPSRLSRTPATYRIAPQTLGEATADVLGLLGLDEAERATLREKGIIRDGR; encoded by the coding sequence GTGGCGGATGCGGAACGGACACGAGCGGAGGCGGAGCCTCCCGACGCCCTGCCGGGGCCGCTGCACGGGCTGACGGTCCTGGACCTCTCCCGCGTGCTCGCCGGCCCCTGGGCGTCGCAGATCCTCGGCGATCTCGGTGCCGAGGTCTGGAAGATCGAGCGGCCGGAGACGGGCGACGACACGCGGTCGTGGGGCCCGCCCTTCGTGCAGGGGCCGGACGGGCCGTCGGACGCCGCCTACTATCTCTGCGCCAACCGCAACAAGCGCAGCGTCGCGATCGATTTCGGCACCCCCGAGGGCGCCGCCCTGGTGCGGCGGCTGGCCGAGCGGGCCGACATCGTGGTCGAGAACTTCAAGACCGGGGCGCTCGCCCGCCACGGCCTCGACTACGCCGCCCTGTCGGCGGTCAATCCCGGCCTGATCTACTGCTCGGTGACCGGGTTCGGCCAGACCGGGCCCTACGCCGCGCGGGGCGGATACGACTTCCTCATCCAGGGCATGAGCGGCCTGATGAGCGTCACCGGCCGCCCCGACGACGAGCCGGGCGCCGGTCCGATCAAGGTCGGGCTGCCGGTGAGCGACCTGTTCACCGGCCTCTACGCGGCGACCGCGATCCTCGCCGCGCTCCACCACCGCACCGCGACCGGCGAGGGCCAGCACATCGATTGCGCGCTTCTCGACAGCCAGGTCGCGGTCCTGGTCAACCAGGGCATGAACCACATCGTCGGCGGGCTGACGCCCGGCCGGCTCGGCAACTCGCATCCGAACGTGGTGCCCTACCGCGAGTTCCGGACGGCGGACGGCCACGTGCTCGTCGCCTGCGGCAATGACGGGCAGTTCCGCAGCCTGTGCGGGCTCCTGAACCTTCCCGAACTCGCCGCCGATCCGCGCTTTCGCGACAATGTCGGACGCCTGCGCGACCGCCGGGAACTCGAGGCGACCCTGGGCGCGGCGATCCGGCAGTGGACCTCCGCCGATATCTTCGCGGCCATGGAGGCGGGCGGGGTGCCCGGCGGGCCGATCAACCGCATCGACCAGATCCTCGCCGACCCGCAGGTGGCGGCCCGCGGCCTGCTCAAGCGCATGGAGCGCTCGGACGGCACCCCCGTCACGGTGATCGGCTATCCGAGCCGGCTGTCGCGCACCCCCGCCACCTACCGGATCGCCCCGCAGACCCTCGGCGAGGCCACGGCCGACGTGCTGGGCTTGCTCGGACTCGACGAGGCGGAGCGTGCGACGCTGCGGGAGAAGGGGATCATCCGTGACGGCCGCTGA
- a CDS encoding enoyl-CoA hydratase/isomerase family protein, whose translation MSETTPSDEAVLLERRDGAVAILTLNEPGKRNALTPAIRVALAAAIDRIEGDPAIRAVVITGGTQVFSAGGDLTAMRADGLAGGRDRFRLLHGIVRAIVKSGKPYIAAVEGWAAGAGFSFALLCDTIVAGEGARFVASFPKVGLVADAGLLHTLPARVGQGRARRILLQAEPVGARAGLEIGLVDEVVPDGTALDRAVALARAYDGLAPLSTAMTKEWLARGIDEVLDWERSAQAALFQTADHHEGKTAFLEKRRPTFNGR comes from the coding sequence GTGAGCGAGACGACCCCTTCCGACGAGGCCGTGCTGCTGGAGCGCCGCGACGGCGCGGTCGCGATCCTGACGCTCAACGAGCCGGGGAAGCGCAACGCGCTGACGCCGGCGATCCGGGTGGCACTCGCCGCGGCGATCGACCGGATCGAGGGCGATCCCGCCATCCGGGCGGTCGTGATCACCGGCGGAACGCAGGTGTTCAGCGCCGGCGGCGACCTCACGGCGATGCGGGCCGATGGGCTGGCCGGGGGCCGCGACCGGTTCCGGCTGCTCCACGGCATCGTCCGGGCGATCGTGAAGTCGGGCAAGCCCTACATCGCCGCCGTCGAGGGCTGGGCCGCCGGGGCCGGATTCAGCTTCGCGCTCCTGTGCGACACGATCGTGGCCGGCGAGGGCGCGCGCTTCGTAGCCTCGTTCCCGAAGGTCGGGCTCGTGGCCGATGCCGGCCTGCTCCACACCCTGCCGGCCCGGGTCGGCCAGGGCCGCGCCCGCCGGATCCTGCTCCAGGCGGAGCCCGTCGGGGCCCGGGCCGGCCTCGAGATCGGCCTCGTCGACGAGGTCGTGCCGGACGGCACCGCCCTCGACCGGGCGGTCGCGCTCGCCCGCGCCTATGACGGGCTGGCGCCGCTCTCGACCGCGATGACCAAGGAATGGCTGGCCCGCGGGATCGACGAGGTGCTCGACTGGGAGCGCAGCGCCCAGGCCGCCCTGTTCCAGACCGCCGACCACCACGAGGGCAAGACCGCCTTCCTGGAGAAGCGCCGGCCCACCTTCAACGGACGCTGA
- a CDS encoding acyl-CoA dehydrogenase family protein, which produces MMEPVQADDAGAMLRETADRLLAARLTPQVRARAAGGGWPDDLWAALDEAGLPAAILPEAAGGFGVPVADALSLLTVAGRHALPLPLADTMLAGLVLARAGIEVPAGPLAVAQGSEVRLDHAGRATGHAWGVPWGRHARSIVVLADAPGGPVLLALPQAALTIEPGADIAGDPSDAVRFEAVPSQAAPAPFGAAELRAAGAATRALMIAGALGAVSAMTVEYAGERRQFGRAIGQFQAVQQNLAVLAGQAAAAAAAADLAAEAVAAWAASPGPGLLPAVAAAKVRTGEAAGLAASIAHQIHGAIGFTQEHPLHHHTGRLRAWRDAFGREAEWAQVLGRHLIAAGPEGLWPAITAV; this is translated from the coding sequence ATGATGGAGCCTGTCCAGGCGGACGATGCCGGCGCGATGCTGCGCGAGACCGCCGACCGCCTGCTCGCCGCCCGCCTCACCCCGCAGGTCCGCGCCCGGGCGGCCGGGGGGGGGTGGCCCGACGACCTGTGGGCGGCCCTCGACGAGGCCGGCCTGCCGGCCGCGATCCTGCCGGAGGCGGCCGGCGGCTTCGGGGTGCCGGTCGCCGACGCCCTGTCGCTCCTGACGGTGGCGGGACGCCACGCCCTGCCGCTGCCGCTGGCCGACACGATGCTGGCCGGCCTCGTCCTGGCGCGTGCCGGGATCGAGGTTCCGGCCGGGCCGCTCGCCGTGGCGCAAGGGTCGGAGGTCAGGCTCGATCACGCCGGGCGCGCGACCGGGCACGCCTGGGGCGTGCCCTGGGGCCGGCACGCCCGGTCCATCGTGGTCCTGGCGGACGCCCCCGGCGGGCCGGTCCTCCTCGCGCTGCCGCAGGCCGCCCTCACGATCGAGCCCGGCGCCGACATCGCGGGTGATCCGAGCGATGCCGTGCGGTTCGAGGCCGTGCCGTCGCAAGCCGCCCCGGCTCCCTTCGGGGCGGCCGAATTGCGGGCGGCGGGCGCGGCCACCCGCGCCCTGATGATCGCCGGCGCGCTCGGCGCCGTCAGCGCCATGACGGTGGAGTATGCCGGCGAGCGCCGGCAGTTCGGGCGCGCCATCGGCCAGTTCCAGGCGGTGCAGCAGAATCTCGCCGTGCTCGCCGGCCAGGCGGCCGCCGCGGCCGCCGCGGCCGATCTGGCGGCGGAAGCGGTGGCGGCGTGGGCGGCGTCGCCGGGGCCGGGGTTGCTGCCCGCGGTCGCCGCCGCCAAGGTGCGCACCGGCGAGGCGGCGGGCCTGGCGGCTTCCATCGCCCATCAGATCCACGGCGCGATCGGCTTCACGCAGGAGCACCCTCTGCACCACCATACCGGCCGGCTGCGGGCCTGGCGCGACGCGTTCGGGCGCGAAGCCGAATGGGCGCAGGTGCTCGGCCGCCATCTGATCGCCGCCGGCCCCGAGGGGCTGTGGCCGGCGATCACGGCCGTCTGA